CCCACTCCACCCGGCGGCGGCCCTCCGCCGCCAGCGCCAGGTCCTTCACGTCGTGGGCGTCCTGCTTGGCGGCCATCGCCATCGCGCGCGCTCCTAGCGGCTGGCCGGGCGCGCCACGCCCGCCATCCGCTTCGCGGTGTCGGCCAGCTCGGCGGCGCGGTCGGTGCGCTCCCAGGTGAACAGCTCGACCTCGGTCTCCTCGACCGATGCCTTCACCGGCTTGCGGCCGAAGTGGCCGTAGGCGGCCGTGGCCTTGTAGATCGGCTTGCGGAGGTCCAGCGCCTCGATGATCGCGCGCGGCACCAGGTCGAACTGCTCGCGCACCGCCCGCTCGAGCACCTCGTCCGGCACGGTGCCGGTGCCGAAGGTGTCCACCAGCAGCGAGACCGGCTCGCGCACGCCGATGGCGTAGGCCACCTGCACCTCGCAGCGGCGCGCCAGGCCGGCGGCCACCACGTTCTTCGCCACCCACCGCGCCGCGTACGCGCCCGAGCGGTCCACCTTGGAGGGGTCCTTCCCGCTGAACGCGCCGCCGCCGTGCCGCGCGTACCCGCCGTAGGTGTCCACGATGATCTTGCGGCCGGTGAGTCCCGCGTCGCCCTGCGGCCCCCCGACCACGAACCGGCCGGTCGGGTTGATGTGGTAGATCGGCTGCTCGCCCGCGACGTACTCGGACACGACCGGATTGATCACGTGCTCGATGACCTCGGCCTTGAGCTCCTCGTGCCCGATGGTCGGCGCGTGCTGCGTCGAGACCACCACGGTGTGCACCCGCTTGGGCCGGTCGCCCTCGTACTCGATCGTGACCTGCGACTTGCCGTCGGGCCTGAGCCACGGGAGCTTGCCCGCCTTGCGCACCGCGGCGAGCCGGTGGGTCAGCGCGTGCGCCAGCTGGATCGGGAGCGGCATCAGCTCCCTGGTCTCGTCGCACGCGTAGCCGAACATCATCCCCTGGTCGCCGGCGCCGCCCGTGTCCACGCCCTGCTTGATGTCCGGCGACTGCCGGTCGATGCTGGTCAGGACCGCACAGGTCTCCGCGTCGAAGCCGTACGACGCGTCGGTGTAGCCGATCGCCTCGACCGTGCCGCGCACGATGTCCGGGATGTTAACGTAGGTCTCGGTGGTGATCTCGCCGCCCACGACGGCCATCCCGGTGGTCACGAACGTCTCGCACGCGACCCGGGCCGCGGCGTCCTTGGCGATGATCGCGTCGAGCACCGCATCCGAGATCTGGTCGGCGATCTTGTCCGGATGACCCTCGGTGACCGACTCCGAGGTGAAGAGCCAGCGTCGCTCGTTACTCAATGTGTCGTCTCGTGTTGGGGTCGCTAACGGCGGAAGCTAGCCCGGCGTGCACGGGCTGGCAACGGGGACGAAGGGTCGAGGAGCCGCAGGTCCACGACGCTCCCGACGGTGCGCCGCGCGAACGCGTTCACCTCGTCGGTGGTGGGCAGCTCCAGCGCCGCTTCCGCGCACGACGCCGCGTCCCGCGCGCTGATCTGGCGCACCATCCACTTCACCAGCGGCAGGCTCGGCGACGCCACCGACAGCACCCGGTAGCCGAGACCCACCAGCAGGTACACCGACACGGGGTCGGCGGCCATCTCGCCGCACACCGACACCTCCCGGTTGGCCGCGCGCGCCGCCCGCGCCACCGCCGCCAGCAGCCGCAGGATCGCCGGATGGTGCGGATTGAAGCGCTCGGCCAGCCGCGCGTTCCCCCGGTCCACCGCCAGCGTGTACTGCACCAGGTCGTTCGTCCCGACCGAGAGGAAGTCCGCGACCTCCGCCAGCCGGTCGGCCACGATCGCCGCCGCCGGCGTCTCGACCATGATTCCGATCGGCACGCTCGTGGCCGACTCGATCCCGCTCTTGTGGAGCGCGCGGGCCTCCTCGGCCACCAGCTCGCGGGTCCGCAGCACCTCGTCCACCCGGGTCACCAGCGGGAGCATCATCTTGAGCCGCGCGTGCGCCGCCGCCCGCAGGATCGCCCGGATCTGCGGGCGGAAGATCTCCGGCTGGTCCAGGCACACCCGGATCGCGCGCCAGCCGAGCATCGGGTTGCCCTCGTTCGTCCGCTTGAACGGCGCCGGGAACTTGTCGCCGCCGAGGTCGAAGGTGCGCACCACGACCGGATGCGGCGCGAACGCCGTCCCGATGCGCCGGTACAGCTCCGCCTGCTCGTCCTCGGTGGGCATCTGCCCGCGGCCCTGGACCAGGAACTCCGTCCGCATCAGGCCGATGCCCTCGGCGCGGTGGCGCAGCGCGCCCTCCAGCTCCTCGGGCAGGTCGAGGTTCGCGCGCACGGCCAGCACGGCGCCGTCCGTGGTCTGCGCCGGCAGCTCCGAGCCCGCCTCCAGGTCGCGCTCCAGCTCGCGCCGCTGGCGGTCGCGCCGGCGCGCCGCCTCCATGGTCGCTTCCGACGGCTCGACCTGCAGCGTCCCGGCCCAGCCGTCGAGCACCACCGTGTCGCCGGTGGAGACCCGCTCGAGCACCTCGGGCAGGGCCATCACCGCGGGGATGCCGATCGAGTGGGCGAGGATCGCGGCGTGGGAGGTCCGCGTGCCCTCCTCGCACGCGATGGCCAGCACGGCGTCGCGGTCCAGCTGCACCGTCAGGGCCGGCGTCAGGTCGCGCGCCACCAGCACCACCGGCGCCTCCGGGCTCGCGTGCTCCAGGGCCGGCTCCTCGACCCCGAGCAGGTGCGAGAGGACCAGGATCTCGACGTCGGTGAGGTCGGCCAGCCGCTCGCGCAGCGTCGCGCTGCCCGTGGTGCTCCACAGCCCGCGCCACTCCAGCATCTTGAGCTGGAACGCCCGCTCGGCCGAGAAGTGGTTGTCCTTGATCAGCCGGTCCACGCCCGCGCGGAGGTCGTGGTCCTCGAGCATCATCAGCTGCGCGTCGAAGATGCGGGCCTCCTCCTCGCCCGCCCGCTCCGCGGCCCGGGCCCGCGAGCGCCCGATGCGCTCGCGCGCGTACGCCATCGCCTCCTCCAGCCGGCGCGCCTGGGCCGCCACCTGGTCCGGGCGGATCGTGACGTCGGGCACGGCCGGGGCTTCCCAGCGCACCACCAGCGCCGGTCCCACGGCCACGCCCGGCGACACCGCGATTCCCTTGATGACCCGGTGCGGCATCAGTCCTCCCCGAACCCCGCTGCCACCAGCGCCAGGAGCGCCTCCACCGCCGCCTCGGCGTCGTCGCCGTCGGCGCGGATCAGCAGCGCGCTCCCGCACTCGGCCGCCAGCATCATCATCCCCATGATGCTCTTGCCGTTGACCTCCAGGTCGTCCTTCTTCACCACGATGTGCGCGCGGAACCGGTTGGCGACCTTCACGAACTCCGCCGCCGGCCGCGCGTGCAGGCCGAGCCGGTTGACGATCGGGGCCGACCGCTCCACTACCACAGCACCCCCACGCCCACCACCACGGCCAGCACCAGCGCCGCCGTCACCAGGCCGGTGGCCCGTCCCTGCAGGAGCCGCGCGGCCTCGGCGAACAGGACCGCCGCGGCGGCCGCAGCGGGCACCTCCCACCGCGCCCGGAACGGGTACCAGCCGAGCAGGGCCGGCAGCGCCGCGCCCACGACCAGGGCCGCGACCGGCGCGACCAGCTCGAGCGAGCGCTGCAGGCCCGGCGCCGCGAGCGCGCCGGCCACGCTCATCCCCGCGCGCCACCCCCGCCTGAGGCCCCACACCCGCAGCCACACGTGCACCACGTTGTAGAGCACCAGGAACACGACCACGGCCCAGGCCCCGGCGGAGCACGCCACCAGGAGCAGCCCGACCGCCGCGCAGGCCGGCAGCCACCCGGCCCAGACCAGCCGGTCGCCCAGCGAGCCCAGGGGGCCGATGAGCGCGGACCGCAGCCGCTCGATCCGCTCGGGCGGCGCGCCGTCCGCCTCCGCCCGCGCCGCCGCCCCCACCGCCAGCGCGGCGAGGTACGGGTGCGCGTTGAAGAAGCGCGCCTGCCGCGCCAGCGCGGCACGGTACGCCGCCGGCCCCTCCTGGCCCGGGCTCCGGCCCAGCGCCCGCAGCATCGGCTCGACCGCGAAGGCGAACCCCACGCCCAGCATCCGCTCGTAGGTGAACGCCGCCTGGATCGTGAACAGGCGCACCAGGGCCGAGCGGAAGCCCGGGGCCCGGTCGGAGGGCGTCACCACGCCAGCAGTCCGGCCGCGAGCGCCACGCCCGCCACCGCGCCGCCCGCCAGGAAGCGCCGCGGCGTCCCCTGTCCGAACAGGCGGTACGCGCTCCACAGCGCCACGCCGAGGGCGGTGCCCAGCACCGCCACGTCGGCCAGCTCCCGCGGGGCGCGCCAGCCCTGCGCCACGTGGCGTGCCACCCGCTCGCCCACGGCGAGGGTGACGCCGGTCAGGGCCCCGGCGCGCAGCAGGTCGCGCACGATGCCCCCGACCTGCAGCGCGGCCAGCGCGCGCGCGTCGCCGCGGTCCAGCGCCAGCTCGCGCCGCCGCAGCTGCGCCGCGTTGAGCCGCCGCACCGCGATCAGCCCCAGGCCGCCGAGCCACGCCGCCAGGAGCGCCACCACCATGATGCCGGCCATCCACGCGGGGTCCCACACCCCCCCGCGCAACGCGGCCAGCGCCCCGGCCGCCGCCGCTGCCGGACCCCAGTCCGGGTAGCGGGACGCGCCCACCGGCAGGGACTCGAAGGCGAACAGCTCCAGGACCGCGCCCGTGGCGAGGCCCGCCATGGGCCCGCCGACCACCGCGCCGCCGAGGAAGCCCGCCACCAGCGGCCGGCCGATCATCGCCTGCGGCACGCTGACCAGGTCGAGCCCCGCCACGGCCCCGACGCCGAGCACGGCCGCGACGCTCGCGCCGGTCACACCAGCTCCGCGACGGGCACCGGCTTCGCCGTCGGCACGTCCTGCGCGGTGACCTCGACGCCCCGGCCGGCGAGCTCGCGCAGCCGCGCCGCCTCGGCCTCGGTCAGGAACACGTAGCGCAGCCGCTCGGTCCGCCCCTCGCGCGCGTGGATGCCGCCGACGTTCACCTTGCGCACCTCCGGCACCGCGGCGCACAGCGCCGCCATCGTGTCCACGTCGCCGGTGAGCACGATGCCCTTGCGCGGGTCGCGCTCCCACTCGGCCGCGTGCCCGGCCGCCTCCGCGACGGTGGCGAACACCACGTCCATCGCCGGCGGCACGCCCATGCGGTACAGCTCCTGCTCCCACACGTTGGCGCGCACGCCCTCGTCCACCAGCACGATGAAGCCGATGCCCAGCCGCTGTCCCCAGCCCACGACCACCTGCCCGTGGATCAGGCGGTCGTCGATGCGGTACAGCACCACGCTCACCGCTCGACCAGCCCCACCGCGGTGCGGCCGACCTCGACCGCGCGCCGCGCCGCCTCCTCCACCGGCAGGTCGCGGTGGAAGGCGAAGTCCACCAGCATCGCCAGGTTCACGCCGGTCACCACCCGGACGTCGCCCCGGCCCCGCGCCAGGGCCGCCGCGGTGAACGCGCACGAGCCGCCCGCCATGTCGGTGAACACCACCGCCGGGCCGCCGCCGATGGCGGCATCCAGGCTGCGCAGCAGCGCGGCGCGGTCGCAGCCGGTGTTGGACACGGCGGCCAGCCCGTGGTCGTCGCCCGCGATCGCGCGCACCGCCGCGAGCAGCGACGCGGCCAGCTCCGAGTGGGCGACCACCACGCCGGTCAGGCGCTCACTCATAGTCCTCTTCCAGGTACTCGCGGATCTGGCGCTGCTCCTGCATCCGGCCGATCAGCCGCTCGTTGAACTCGCGCGCGGAGTCCACGCCCGAGTACTTGAGCAGGTGCCGCATCGCCACCACCTCGGCGATGACCGTGATGTTCTTCCCGGGGTTCAGCGGCACCACCACCCGCGGGAGCTTCACGTCGAGGACGGTGGTCTCGTCGCCGTCGAGACCGGTGCGCTCGTAGGGCGCGGCGCTGTCCCAGTCCTCCAGCTGCACCACCACCTCGATGCGCTTCTGCTGCCGCACGGCGCGGATCCCGAACAGGGCCGCGATGTCGATCAGCCCGATGCCGCGGATCTCCATGAAATGGTGCTGGTGCTCGTGCCCGCGGCCGATCAGCACGTCGTGGCCCAGCCGGCGCACCAGCACCACGTCGTCGGCCACCACGCGGTGCCCGCGCTCGACCAGGTCCAGCACGCACTCGCTCTTGCCGATGCCCGAGCGCCCCAGGAACAGCAGCCCCACCCCGTACACGTCCGCCAGCGAGCCGTGGATCGCGGTCTGCGCCGCGAAGACCTCCTCGAGGAACGGCTTGAGGCGGTTGTAGAACTCCGACGTCTTGAGCGACGTGCGGATCACGGCGACGCCGTTGGCGCGCCCGAGCTCGGCGAGCTCGGGCGGCACCTCGAGCCCCTTGGTCACGAACAGGCAGGGGCACCCCAGCTGGCACAGCGACAGGATGCGCTGCCGCCGCTCCGCCGCCGGCAGGGCGAACAGGTACGAGATCTCCGTCTCGCCCAGCACGTACACGCGGTCCGGGGTGAAGCGCGCGGTGTAGCCCGCCAGCACCAGCCCCGGGTTCGATACCTCGGCCGAGGGGATGACGCGGTCCAGGCCCGCGTCCCCGGTCAGCACCTCGAGCTGCAGCGTGTCCGCGCGCTGCTCGATCAGGTCACGCAATCGGACCGTAGGCTACCTCCGCGCGCTGCCCGCCCGCCGGCGGGGGTTGGCTTCCTGCTTGTCGAGCTGGCGCCGCAGCTTCTGCGCGGCGCGGTCGAGGGCCGTGCGGTGGTCCGGCGCGTCGGCGCTGGCCACGTGCACCATTCCGCGCGCCGCCGTGAGCCGGACTTCGGCGGTGGCCCGCTGGTGGTCCTGCCCGAAGGTGACGTGCGCCGCCGTGGGCCGGCGCGCGAGCCGCGCCAGGCGCTCCACGACGCGCTCGACGCGCAGCCGCAGCGCCTCCGCGATCTCGCCGTGGCGGGTGGTGATCGTCGTCTCCATCAACCGCGCTCCTGGCCGCGCGGCCCTGCGGCCGCGGCGGCTTCGAGGTGGGCTTCCGTTTCGCGGGCCGCGCGATCCCAGCTCAACGACTCCGCGAACGCGCGCGCCCCGCGTCCCAACCGTTCGCGCAGGGCGGCGTCCCGGACCAGCTCGCCGAGCGCGGCCGCCATCGCGCCGGCGTCGCCGTGCGGGACCAGGAGCCCGGTCTCGCCGTGCCGCACCGACTCCCGCAGCCCGGGGCTGTCCGAGGCCACGGCCGGCGTCCCGCACCCGGCGGCCTCGAGGTTGGTGATGCCCCAGCCCTCCTTGGGCGACGGGAACACCACCGCCCACGCCTCCCGGTACAGCGCCAGCTTCGCCTCCTCGCTCACGCGCCCGAGGAACGTCACGCCGCTCCCGCCGGCCGCCAGCCGCTCGAGCCGCGCCCGGTCGTCGCCGCTCCCGGCGATCACCAGCTCGGCGTCCGGGGCCGCGGAGCGGCGCAGCAGCGCCAGGGCGGCGATGGCCGTCTCCACCGCCTTATACCGCTTCAGCCGCCCCACGTACAGGAACCGCGGCCGGCCGGCCCGGGCGACCCCCGCGGCCGGCGCATAGTGCGCCGCGTCCACCCCCGGGTAGATGACCCGGATCGCCTCGCGCGCGAAGCCGCGCCGCACCAGGTCGTCGCGCGTGCTGTCGCTGATCGCGTGCACCGCCGCGCGGCGGTACACGGCGGGCATCGGCCGCTCGGCCGCCCACACCGCCAGGGCCACCGGCCACGCGACTTCCCGGAACGCCGTGGTCCCGAACAGGTGCGGCACCAGCAGCACCAGCGGTCCCCGCCACCGCAGCGGCAGGTAGAGCGGGACCTTGTTGACGTCCTCGACCACGACGTCCGGCCGCAGCGCGCGCGCCAGCGCGGCGAACGCCCGCCGGCCGCGCGCGGCGAAGCCGTACTCCCCCGCCACCCGGTGCACGGCCATCCCGTCGAGCGTCGCGTCGGCCGCGGCGCCGGGATACCGGCTGGCCAGCAGGTGCACCTCGTGGCCGCGCGCCGCGACGCGGCCGAAGATCTCGTGGAGATGCACCTCGGCGCCGCCGGCCTGCGGATTCGTCCGGTCGCGCCAGTTGACCACCAGGAGCTTCACAGCCGGCCCAGGTCGCGGGCCAGCCGGTCGAGGATGCCGTTCACGAAGCCGGGCGACTTGGGCCCGCCGAACCACCGCGCCAGCCGCACCGCCTCGTCGATCACCACCTTGGGCGGGGTGACCCGGGTTTCCAGCTCGAGGGCCGCGAGGCGCAGCAGGTTCCGGTCCACCACCGCGACCCGCTCGAGCCGCCAGCGGTCGGCGGCGCGCTCCAGCGCGGGGTCCAGCCGCGCCCGCGCGCCCACCACCGCCTCCGCGAGGCCGACGGCCCGGTCCCGGACCGCCGGCGACGCCTTCACCAGCGGCAGCACCCGCGCCCACACGGGGCGCGGATCGGCCGCCGGTTCCGCCACCTGGTCCCACGCGTAGAGCAGCTGGAGCGCGAGGGCACGGGTGCGCGTCTCAGGCCGGATCGCCATCGTGCGGCAGCGCCGCCGCGGCCTCCAGCGCCGCCGCCGTGGCCTCGTGCCCCTTGTTGCCCGCGGTGCCGCCGGAACGCTCGAGCGCCTGCTCCAGGTTCTCGCAGGTCAGGACGCCGAAGCCCACCGGCACGCCGTATTGGACGGAGAGGCTCATCAGGCCGCGCGCGGACTCGGCGGCGATGATCTCGAAGTGCGCGGTCTCGCCGCGGATCACCGCCCCGAGCGCGACCAGCGCCCGGTAGCAGCCCCGCTCCAGCAGACCGCGCGCCATCACCGGCAGCTCCCAGGCGCCGGCCACCCACCGCAGGTCCACCTGGTCCGGCGCGATGCCGTGCTCGCGCAGGCACTGCTCCGCCCCCGCCAGCAGCCGGCGCGTGACGTTCTCGTTGTAGCGGCTCGCCACCAGCGCGATCCGCGAGGGAGCGGCGCGGGACGCCGACGCCTGGCCCGCGGCGCCCATCAGTGCGCCAGCAGGTGGCCGAGCTTGTCGCGCTTGACGTCGAGGTACCCGGCGTTCTCCTCGGTGCGCGGCGGAATGATCGGGAGCCGCTCGACGATGGACAGGCCGTAGCCCTCGATGCCCACCAGCTTCATCGGGTTGTTCGTGAGGATGCGGATCGCCTTCACCCCCAGGTCGAGCAGGATCTGGGCGCCGATGCCGTAGTTGCGGAGGTCGGGCAGGAAGCCGAGCCGCTCGTTGGCCTCCACCGTGTCCTGCCCCGCGTCCTGCAGCTCGTACGCCTTGAGCTTGTTGAGGAGCCCGATGCCGCGCCCCTCCTGGTCCAGGTAGACCACCACCCCGGCGCCGGCCTCGGCGATCATCCTCATCGCCGTCTGCAGCTGCCAGCCGCAGTCGCAGCGCGCCGAGCCGAACACGTCCCCGGTCAGGCACTTGGAGTGGATGCGCACCAGCGCCTCGGGCCGCGCGCGCACGTCGCCGTAGACCAGCGCGACGTGCTCCGCGCTGTCGACGTCGTTGCGATAGCCGATGACCCGGAACTCGCCATACGGCGTGGGCAGCCGCGCCTCGGCCACCCGGTGCACCAGCCGCTCGTTCTGGAGCCGGTGGGCGACGATCTGCGCCACGGTGATGAACGTGAGTCCGTGCTCGGCGGCGAACCGCTCCAGCTCCGGCCGCCGCGACATCGTGCCGTCGGCGTTGAGGATCTCGCACAGCACCCCGGCCGGGATGAGGCCGGCCAGGCGCGCCAGGTCCACGCTCGACTCGGTCTGCCCCACCCGCTGCAGCACCCCGCCGGGCCGGGAGCGGAGCGGGAAGACGTGCCCGGGCCGCCTGAGGTCGCCCGGCACCGTCACCGGGTCGATCGCGACGCGGATGGTCGTGGCGCGGTCGGCGGCGCTGATCCCGGTCGTGACCCCGAAGCGCGCCCCCGCGTCCACGCTGACAGTGAACGCCGTCTCGTGCGCCTCGGTGTTGTGCTCGACCATCTGCTGCAGGCCCAGCGCCTCGCACCGCTCGCCGGTCAGCGTGAGGCAGATCAGGCCCCGCCCGTGCACGGTCATGAAGTTGATCAGGTCGGGCGTGATCTTCTCCGCCGCCGCGACCAGGTCGCCTTCGTTCTCCCGGCCCTCGTCGTCCGCCACCACGACCAGCCGGCCGGCGCGGATGTCGGCGATCGCCTGCTCCACCGTCCCGAATGTCATCTAGCTCCGCCTCCTCCTCCGGGCGGCCCGGTGCGGCGCCAGGAGGTGCTGCACGAACTTCCCGATCAGGTCAGCCTCCAAATGTACCCGCGTCCGGACCCGGGCTCTACCCAGGGTGGTGACTTCCAGCGTGTGCGGAATGACCGAGATCTGCACCACGCCGCGCCTGGGCAGGGCGTTCACGGTCATGCTGATGCCGTCCACCGCGATCGAGCCGTGGAGCACCGAGAGGTCCGCCACCAGGCGCGGCACCCGGATGTCGAGCAGCACCGAGTCGGCGAGCGGCCGGCGCCGCACCACGGTCCCGACGCCGTCCACATGGCCGGAGACCAGGTGCCCGCCCAGCAGGTCGCCCAGCTTCAGCGACCGTTCGAGGTTCACCGGGCGCCCGGCCGCGTACTCGCCGAGGGTGGTGCGGCTGCGGGTCATCGTCACCGCCTCGACCGTGAACGTCCGCCGGCCGAGCGCGACCACCGTCAGGCAGGTGCCGTCCACGGCGATGCTCTCGCCGATGGCGAGCTTGCGGCGGTACGGGTGCTCGATCCGGACCTCGAGCCCGCGCGCGGTGCGGCGGACGCGGCGCACCGTCCCCATCGCCGTCACGATGCCGGTGAACATCAGCGCCGGTCCATCACGAGCAGCGTGTCGTCGCCCAGCGCGCGGCGGTCCACCGTGCGCCACCGCACCGCCTCGCCGATGGCCGCGCCCGGCAGCCCGGCGAAGGCGCTCACGCCGCCCTCGCCCAGCCACAGCGGAGCCACCACCAGATAGACACGGTCCACCACGTCCTCCCCGAGCATCCGTCCGGCCACCACGCCGCCGCCCTCCACCAGCACGCTGTCCACGCCGCGCCGCGCCAGCTCGGCCAGCGCCTCGCGCGGGCCGTCCGCCGCCGCGACCTCGACCCCCGCCGCGCGCAGGGCGCCGGCGCCCGCCGCGGCGTCCCGGCCCACCAGGGCCAAGGTCGGCGTCTCGCGCGCCGTCCGCACCAGCGTCGAGTCCGGCGGCAGCTCGCCGCGGCGGTCGAGCACGACCCTGAGCGGCGGCCGGTTGGGCGCCACGGATCCCCGCACCGTCAGGCTCGGATCGTCGGCCTTGACCGTGCCCCCGCCCACCGCGATCGCGTCGAAGCCGGCGCGCAGCCACTGCACGAACTCGCGCGCCGCCTCGCCCGACACCCACCGGGAGCGCCCGTCCCGGTCGGCGATGCGCGCGTCGAGCGAGACCGCGAGCTTCAGCGCGACGAACGGGCGCCCGCGCCCGGCGCAGCGGTGGAAGAACAGCGCGTTCTGCGCCCGCACGGCGCTCTCCAACAGCCCGCCTTCGACGGTCACGCCGGCCCCGGCGAGCACCGTCGCTCCCCCCCGCGCGGCGGGATCCTCCTCGCGCGCCCCGAACACCACGCGCCGGATGCCCGAGGCCACGATCGCGTCGGTGCACGGCGGCGTCTTCCCGTGGTGCACGCAGGGCTCGAGGCTCACGACCAGGTCGGCGCCCCGCGCGCGCTCGCCCGCCGAGACCATCGCCAGCACCTCGGCGTGCGGCCCCCCGTACTCGGCGTGGTAGCCCTCGCCGACCACCGCGCCGTCGCGGAGCACCAGCGCTCCCACCAGTGGGTTGCGGCCCACCCGTCCCCACCCGTTCCACGCCAGCGCGATGGCGCGCTCCATCGCCTCGCGGAAGTCCACGCTCAGCTCGCCTCCGCCTCCGCGTCCCAGCGCACCGCGCCGCGGCCCGCCACCGTCGTGCCGATCTCCCAGGTCTCCACCCCGGCCTCGCGCGCGGCGGCGCGCAGCGCCGCAGCGTCGGCCGGCGCGCAGGCGGCGACGAGCCCGATGCCGAGGTTGAACACCTGCCGCATCTCCTCGTCGCTCACCGCGCCGCCCCGTCGCACCAGCTCGAACGCGGCGGGCACCGGCCACGAGCCGCCCCGCACCACCGCGTCCACCGTGCCCGGCAGGACCCGGACCAGGTTGCCGGGGATGCCCCCGCCGGTGACGTGGGCCAGCGCGTGCAGCCGCGCGCGCACCGGCCACACCGCGGCGAAGTAGCTCCGGTGCACGGCCAGGAGCACCTCGGCCACGGTCCGGCCGGTCGCGGGGAACGGATCGTCGAGCCCGAGCGCCAGGTCGCCGAAGATCACCCGCCGGAGGAGCGAGTACCCGTTGGTGTGGAAGCCGCTCGAGGCGTACCCCACCAGCACG
This genomic window from Gemmatimonadales bacterium contains:
- the metK gene encoding methionine adenosyltransferase; its protein translation is MSNERRWLFTSESVTEGHPDKIADQISDAVLDAIIAKDAAARVACETFVTTGMAVVGGEITTETYVNIPDIVRGTVEAIGYTDASYGFDAETCAVLTSIDRQSPDIKQGVDTGGAGDQGMMFGYACDETRELMPLPIQLAHALTHRLAAVRKAGKLPWLRPDGKSQVTIEYEGDRPKRVHTVVVSTQHAPTIGHEELKAEVIEHVINPVVSEYVAGEQPIYHINPTGRFVVGGPQGDAGLTGRKIIVDTYGGYARHGGGAFSGKDPSKVDRSGAYAARWVAKNVVAAGLARRCEVQVAYAIGVREPVSLLVDTFGTGTVPDEVLERAVREQFDLVPRAIIEALDLRKPIYKATAAYGHFGRKPVKASVEETEVELFTWERTDRAAELADTAKRMAGVARPASR
- the ptsP gene encoding phosphoenolpyruvate--protein phosphotransferase, producing the protein MPHRVIKGIAVSPGVAVGPALVVRWEAPAVPDVTIRPDQVAAQARRLEEAMAYARERIGRSRARAAERAGEEEARIFDAQLMMLEDHDLRAGVDRLIKDNHFSAERAFQLKMLEWRGLWSTTGSATLRERLADLTDVEILVLSHLLGVEEPALEHASPEAPVVLVARDLTPALTVQLDRDAVLAIACEEGTRTSHAAILAHSIGIPAVMALPEVLERVSTGDTVVLDGWAGTLQVEPSEATMEAARRRDRQRRELERDLEAGSELPAQTTDGAVLAVRANLDLPEELEGALRHRAEGIGLMRTEFLVQGRGQMPTEDEQAELYRRIGTAFAPHPVVVRTFDLGGDKFPAPFKRTNEGNPMLGWRAIRVCLDQPEIFRPQIRAILRAAAHARLKMMLPLVTRVDEVLRTRELVAEEARALHKSGIESATSVPIGIMVETPAAAIVADRLAEVADFLSVGTNDLVQYTLAVDRGNARLAERFNPHHPAILRLLAAVARAARAANREVSVCGEMAADPVSVYLLVGLGYRVLSVASPSLPLVKWMVRQISARDAASCAEAALELPTTDEVNAFARRTVGSVVDLRLLDPSSPLPARARRASFRR
- a CDS encoding HPr family phosphocarrier protein, producing MERSAPIVNRLGLHARPAAEFVKVANRFRAHIVVKKDDLEVNGKSIMGMMMLAAECGSALLIRADGDDAEAAVEALLALVAAGFGED
- a CDS encoding PTS system mannose/fructose/sorbose family transporter subunit IID; the protein is MTPSDRAPGFRSALVRLFTIQAAFTYERMLGVGFAFAVEPMLRALGRSPGQEGPAAYRAALARQARFFNAHPYLAALAVGAAARAEADGAPPERIERLRSALIGPLGSLGDRLVWAGWLPACAAVGLLLVACSAGAWAVVVFLVLYNVVHVWLRVWGLRRGWRAGMSVAGALAAPGLQRSLELVAPVAALVVGAALPALLGWYPFRARWEVPAAAAAAVLFAEAARLLQGRATGLVTAALVLAVVVGVGVLW
- a CDS encoding PTS sugar transporter subunit IIC — translated: MTGASVAAVLGVGAVAGLDLVSVPQAMIGRPLVAGFLGGAVVGGPMAGLATGAVLELFAFESLPVGASRYPDWGPAAAAAGALAALRGGVWDPAWMAGIMVVALLAAWLGGLGLIAVRRLNAAQLRRRELALDRGDARALAALQVGGIVRDLLRAGALTGVTLAVGERVARHVAQGWRAPRELADVAVLGTALGVALWSAYRLFGQGTPRRFLAGGAVAGVALAAGLLAW
- a CDS encoding PTS sugar transporter subunit IIB, coding for MSVVLYRIDDRLIHGQVVVGWGQRLGIGFIVLVDEGVRANVWEQELYRMGVPPAMDVVFATVAEAAGHAAEWERDPRKGIVLTGDVDTMAALCAAVPEVRKVNVGGIHAREGRTERLRYVFLTEAEAARLRELAGRGVEVTAQDVPTAKPVPVAELV
- the hprK gene encoding HPr(Ser) kinase/phosphatase, whose amino-acid sequence is MRDLIEQRADTLQLEVLTGDAGLDRVIPSAEVSNPGLVLAGYTARFTPDRVYVLGETEISYLFALPAAERRQRILSLCQLGCPCLFVTKGLEVPPELAELGRANGVAVIRTSLKTSEFYNRLKPFLEEVFAAQTAIHGSLADVYGVGLLFLGRSGIGKSECVLDLVERGHRVVADDVVLVRRLGHDVLIGRGHEHQHHFMEIRGIGLIDIAALFGIRAVRQQKRIEVVVQLEDWDSAAPYERTGLDGDETTVLDVKLPRVVVPLNPGKNITVIAEVVAMRHLLKYSGVDSAREFNERLIGRMQEQRQIREYLEEDYE
- a CDS encoding HPF/RaiA family ribosome-associated protein translates to METTITTRHGEIAEALRLRVERVVERLARLARRPTAAHVTFGQDHQRATAEVRLTAARGMVHVASADAPDHRTALDRAAQKLRRQLDKQEANPRRRAGSARR
- a CDS encoding glycosyltransferase family 4 protein, producing MKLLVVNWRDRTNPQAGGAEVHLHEIFGRVAARGHEVHLLASRYPGAAADATLDGMAVHRVAGEYGFAARGRRAFAALARALRPDVVVEDVNKVPLYLPLRWRGPLVLLVPHLFGTTAFREVAWPVALAVWAAERPMPAVYRRAAVHAISDSTRDDLVRRGFAREAIRVIYPGVDAAHYAPAAGVARAGRPRFLYVGRLKRYKAVETAIAALALLRRSAAPDAELVIAGSGDDRARLERLAAGGSGVTFLGRVSEEAKLALYREAWAVVFPSPKEGWGITNLEAAGCGTPAVASDSPGLRESVRHGETGLLVPHGDAGAMAAALGELVRDAALRERLGRGARAFAESLSWDRAARETEAHLEAAAAAGPRGQERG
- the nusB gene encoding transcription antitermination factor NusB, which translates into the protein MAIRPETRTRALALQLLYAWDQVAEPAADPRPVWARVLPLVKASPAVRDRAVGLAEAVVGARARLDPALERAADRWRLERVAVVDRNLLRLAALELETRVTPPKVVIDEAVRLARWFGGPKSPGFVNGILDRLARDLGRL
- the ribH gene encoding 6,7-dimethyl-8-ribityllumazine synthase, which gives rise to MGAAGQASASRAAPSRIALVASRYNENVTRRLLAGAEQCLREHGIAPDQVDLRWVAGAWELPVMARGLLERGCYRALVALGAVIRGETAHFEIIAAESARGLMSLSVQYGVPVGFGVLTCENLEQALERSGGTAGNKGHEATAAALEAAAALPHDGDPA